One Kribbella sp. NBC_00662 genomic region harbors:
- a CDS encoding NADPH-dependent F420 reductase has product MSTLGIIGSGNIGSVVAWLAVDAGIDVVMANSRGPESLADKVRDLGVRAATVDEAARAGDWVLVAIPLGRYAELPVEPFAGKVVLDTMNYYPHRDGRIDRLDREVVTTAQLLQEHLPEAHTVKAFNNISARNIVTLARPADATDRSALPIAGDDADAKAAATALIQTLGFDVVDVGPLGESWRFEPETAAYVTPYLSKASTAKQRAAGQADPGKPLPVAKLVQLIAAAHRPPVAGREF; this is encoded by the coding sequence ATGTCGACTCTCGGAATCATCGGCAGCGGGAACATCGGGTCGGTGGTCGCGTGGCTCGCGGTCGACGCGGGCATCGACGTGGTGATGGCGAACTCCCGCGGCCCCGAGAGCCTGGCCGACAAGGTCCGCGATCTCGGCGTCCGGGCCGCCACCGTCGACGAGGCCGCACGAGCCGGCGACTGGGTCCTCGTGGCCATCCCGCTCGGGCGGTACGCCGAACTGCCGGTCGAACCGTTCGCGGGCAAGGTCGTGCTGGACACGATGAACTACTACCCGCATCGTGACGGCCGGATCGATCGGCTCGACCGCGAGGTGGTGACGACGGCGCAGCTGCTCCAGGAGCACTTGCCCGAAGCGCACACCGTCAAGGCGTTCAACAACATCAGCGCCCGCAACATCGTCACGCTCGCGAGGCCTGCCGACGCGACGGATCGCAGTGCCTTGCCGATTGCCGGCGACGACGCGGACGCGAAGGCCGCAGCCACGGCGCTGATCCAGACACTCGGGTTCGATGTGGTCGATGTCGGTCCGCTCGGTGAGAGCTGGCGGTTCGAGCCGGAGACGGCGGCGTACGTCACGCCGTACCTCTCGAAGGCGAGTACGGCGAAGCAGCGGGCCGCCGGGCAGGCCGATCCGGGGAAGCCGCTGCCGGTGGCCAAGCTCGTGCAGCTGATCGCGGCCGCACACCGTCCGCCGGTCGCGGGTCGCGAGTTCTGA
- a CDS encoding inositol monophosphatase — translation MDLAKLLKVAEAAVARGRVVTQTRAVGELTSKGDRDMASEVDFAVEREVRAFLERETPEIGVLGEEEGGATDGTRWVLDPVDGTVNFIHGVPLWAISLGLIHEGRSVAGVIDHPALGTTYAAAEGLGATCNGKTIRGSECTDLTDALVAVGDYAVGPDAETVNADRLALTQRLYPRVQRLRMIGTAATALTWTANGYFDALIMFSNKPWDTMAGVAICREAGVTVLDLDGTGHAPESRGVFAVADGIREPLQELLG, via the coding sequence GTGGATCTTGCCAAGTTGCTGAAGGTTGCTGAGGCTGCTGTTGCGCGTGGGCGGGTGGTGACGCAGACGCGCGCGGTGGGGGAGTTGACGTCCAAGGGGGATCGGGACATGGCCTCCGAGGTGGACTTCGCCGTGGAGCGGGAGGTGCGGGCGTTCCTCGAGCGGGAGACCCCGGAGATCGGGGTGCTCGGCGAGGAGGAGGGTGGCGCGACCGACGGGACCCGGTGGGTGCTCGACCCTGTCGACGGCACGGTCAACTTCATCCACGGCGTACCGCTGTGGGCGATCTCGCTCGGTCTCATCCACGAAGGACGGTCCGTCGCGGGCGTGATCGACCACCCGGCACTCGGTACGACGTACGCCGCCGCCGAAGGTCTCGGCGCCACCTGCAACGGGAAGACGATCCGGGGCAGCGAGTGCACCGACCTGACCGACGCATTGGTTGCCGTCGGCGACTATGCCGTCGGCCCCGACGCCGAGACGGTGAATGCCGATCGACTCGCCCTGACCCAGCGCCTGTACCCGCGGGTGCAGCGGCTGCGGATGATCGGTACGGCGGCGACCGCGCTCACCTGGACCGCGAACGGGTACTTCGACGCGCTGATCATGTTCTCCAACAAGCCCTGGGACACGATGGCCGGCGTGGCGATCTGCCGCGAGGCCGGCGTCACCGTCCTCGATCTCGACGGCACCGGCCACGCGCCGGAGTCCCGCGGCGTCTTCGCCGTCGCCGACGGCATCCGCGAACCGCTCCAGGAACTCCTGGGCTGA
- a CDS encoding DUF3180 domain-containing protein, translated as MSGGTEPGQAPRDKGEPPRPGSVRPTSRRLLIAIAVLGVAIGVTMVKAIESGGGVAPAVSWLTLVAWAFLAALLFAAARNTHQRIQVRRERVEPSRAVFLLMIGKASAFVGALCTGVYAGFALSFLQAMGSSGPRNRVIMAGAAAVISVLVVTAGLLLERACRIPEDPDETP; from the coding sequence GTGTCCGGCGGTACCGAGCCGGGGCAGGCACCCCGGGACAAGGGCGAGCCGCCGCGTCCGGGCTCGGTGCGGCCGACGTCGCGCCGGCTGCTGATCGCGATCGCCGTCCTCGGGGTCGCGATCGGCGTCACGATGGTGAAGGCGATCGAGTCCGGCGGCGGGGTCGCGCCGGCGGTGTCGTGGCTGACGCTGGTCGCCTGGGCGTTCCTGGCCGCGCTGCTGTTCGCCGCCGCCCGCAACACCCATCAACGGATCCAGGTACGCCGGGAGCGGGTCGAACCGTCCCGTGCGGTGTTCCTGCTGATGATCGGGAAGGCGAGCGCGTTCGTCGGCGCGTTATGTACCGGTGTTTACGCAGGGTTCGCGTTAAGCTTCCTGCAGGCGATGGGTTCTTCGGGCCCTCGTAACCGTGTGATCATGGCCGGTGCCGCGGCGGTGATCTCTGTGCTGGTCGTCACGGCCGGATTGTTGCTCGAACGCGCGTGTCGCATTCCCGAGGACCCCGACGAGACCCCCTAA
- the folK gene encoding 2-amino-4-hydroxy-6-hydroxymethyldihydropteridine diphosphokinase, translating into MTETPSPHVIDADTLSGGLKPIRQLILSLGSNLGDREANLQGAVDALRDTPDVVVVEVSPVYETQPIGGPEESGPYLNIVLLADTTLNVDLLLERAQAIEQAFGRERSVPGAPRTLDVDLITYGQKTIETEELTIPHPRAHERAFVLAPWLDIERDAVLPGHGPVSELLAKVGTDGVTKLDIELQ; encoded by the coding sequence GTGACTGAGACCCCTAGTCCCCACGTCATCGACGCGGACACCCTGAGCGGTGGTCTGAAGCCGATCCGCCAGCTGATCCTGTCGCTCGGCAGCAACCTCGGCGACCGTGAGGCGAACCTGCAGGGCGCGGTCGATGCGCTGCGGGACACCCCGGACGTCGTGGTGGTCGAGGTCTCGCCGGTGTACGAGACCCAACCGATCGGCGGTCCGGAGGAGTCCGGCCCGTACCTGAACATCGTCCTGCTCGCCGACACGACGCTGAACGTCGACCTGCTGCTGGAGCGGGCCCAGGCGATCGAGCAGGCGTTCGGCCGGGAGCGCAGCGTGCCGGGCGCGCCGCGGACCCTCGACGTCGACCTGATCACCTACGGGCAGAAGACGATCGAGACCGAGGAGCTGACGATCCCGCACCCGCGGGCGCACGAGCGTGCGTTCGTGCTGGCGCCCTGGCTCGACATCGAGCGGGACGCCGTGCTGCCGGGCCACGGCCCGGTCTCCGAGCTGCTGGCCAAGGTCGGGACCGACGGCGTGACCAAGCTCGACATCGAGCTGCAGTAG
- the folB gene encoding dihydroneopterin aldolase, with the protein MSGPVPPSDVIEIRGIRGFGRHGVFEHERADGQEFVVDVRLELDTRAAAASDDLADTVNYGVVAEQVHTAIETDPVDLIETLAQRIADLCLADKRVTATAVTIHKPSAPISVPFDDVVLTVQRRAGESS; encoded by the coding sequence ATGAGCGGTCCCGTACCCCCTTCTGACGTGATCGAGATCCGGGGCATCCGCGGTTTCGGGCGCCACGGGGTGTTCGAGCACGAGCGGGCCGACGGACAGGAGTTCGTCGTGGACGTCCGGCTGGAGCTGGACACCCGGGCCGCTGCGGCCTCCGACGACCTGGCCGACACCGTGAACTACGGGGTGGTGGCCGAGCAGGTGCACACCGCGATCGAGACCGACCCGGTGGACCTGATCGAGACCCTCGCCCAGCGCATCGCCGATCTCTGCCTCGCCGACAAGCGGGTGACAGCGACGGCGGTCACCATCCACAAACCCTCGGCGCCGATCTCGGTGCCGTTCGACGACGTTGTCCTGACCGTGCAGCGCAGAGCCGGAGAATCCTCGTGA
- a CDS encoding nuclear transport factor 2 family protein: protein MTDGPRQGTGGDGARGATVEDVVLNANTAFYNAFEAGDLDLMAAVWLPEPDPVCIHPGNAAISGYAEMMRAWAMIFANTPYIQFFLTDVQVRVDEDVAYVTCTENVLSSGEGAPEDGFAGGKALATNVFRRTSGGWRLWIHHASPVLSSSGGRQEEAE, encoded by the coding sequence ATGACCGACGGACCGCGGCAGGGCACCGGTGGCGATGGTGCACGCGGTGCCACCGTCGAGGACGTCGTACTGAATGCGAACACCGCGTTCTACAACGCGTTCGAGGCCGGCGACCTGGACCTGATGGCGGCCGTCTGGCTGCCGGAGCCGGATCCGGTCTGCATCCACCCCGGCAACGCGGCGATCTCCGGGTACGCCGAGATGATGCGGGCGTGGGCGATGATCTTCGCGAACACGCCGTACATCCAGTTCTTCCTGACCGATGTGCAGGTCCGGGTAGATGAAGACGTGGCATACGTCACGTGTACGGAGAATGTCCTGTCCTCGGGTGAAGGTGCCCCCGAGGACGGGTTCGCGGGTGGTAAGGCGCTGGCCACGAATGTTTTCCGTCGAACTTCTGGCGGCTGGCGGTTGTGGATCCACCATGCCTCCCCGGTACTGTCGTCGTCTGGGGGCCGACAGGAGGAGGCGGAATGA
- the folP gene encoding dihydropteroate synthase, producing MGVVNVTPDSFSDGGEWFEPAAAIKHGRELLAEGADLLDVGGESTRPGAVRPSTEEEIRRVLPVIETLAAEGAIISVDTMRASVAELMLDAGATMINDVSGGQADPDMLPLVAERGTPYLCMHWRGHSIDMQNRAEYDDVVAEVIAELGERLDVLRQAGIDLNRVALDPGLGFAKNANHNWEILRRLREFAVLERPLLIGASRKTFLGRLLADEQTGEPRPAVRRDDASVAVTALAAAAGAWCVRAHAVAPNADAVRVAKRWGTV from the coding sequence ATGGGCGTTGTGAACGTGACGCCGGACTCGTTCTCGGACGGCGGTGAGTGGTTCGAGCCGGCCGCGGCGATCAAGCACGGGCGGGAGTTGCTGGCCGAAGGCGCCGACCTGCTGGACGTCGGCGGCGAGTCGACCCGGCCCGGTGCCGTCCGGCCGTCGACCGAGGAGGAGATCCGCCGCGTCCTCCCGGTGATCGAGACCCTCGCGGCCGAAGGCGCGATCATCTCCGTCGACACGATGCGGGCGAGCGTCGCCGAGTTGATGCTCGATGCCGGCGCCACGATGATCAACGACGTGTCCGGCGGGCAGGCCGATCCGGACATGCTCCCGCTGGTGGCCGAGCGCGGAACGCCGTACCTGTGTATGCATTGGCGCGGACACTCGATCGACATGCAGAACCGGGCCGAGTACGACGACGTCGTCGCCGAGGTCATCGCCGAACTCGGCGAGCGGCTCGACGTCCTGCGGCAGGCCGGTATCGACCTGAACCGGGTCGCGCTCGATCCGGGGCTCGGGTTCGCGAAGAACGCGAACCACAACTGGGAGATTCTTCGCCGGTTGCGGGAATTCGCCGTACTGGAAAGACCGTTGCTCATCGGTGCGTCCCGGAAGACGTTCCTCGGTAGGCTGCTCGCCGACGAGCAGACCGGTGAACCCAGACCGGCCGTACGACGAGACGACGCGAGCGTGGCCGTGACCGCCCTGGCCGCCGCAGCGGGTGCCTGGTGTGTCCGGGCGCACGCGGTGGCGCCGAACGCGGACGCGGTCCGGGTGGCGAAGAGATGGGGAACGGTATGA